In a genomic window of Actinomycetota bacterium:
- a CDS encoding histidinol-phosphate transaminase, which translates to MSQFLLPVREDLVGSVPYGAPQLDVPVRLNVNENPFALPAEIAEAMGAAVVAIAPDLHRYPDREAMELRAQLARYLGNESGVELAAEQVWAANGSNEVMHQLFLAFGGPGRTAVSFDPTYSMYPEYARDTFTRYLTFARDADFSIIIAAAIRQLKDQRPTLVLLTSPNNPTGTMLPTADLVQLLDACLLIGSIVIVDEAYAEFRSAGTPSALELLASYPNLVVTRTMSKAFGLAGARVGYAAASRAIVDVLRIVRLPYHLSAVTQSVAITALQFADELQGQVATLRSERDALSNWLIAEGYQVAQSDANFILFGRFVDRDVVWESLLDQGVLIRQTGPAAWLRVSIGTPEENDRFRQALVQAPGTEQEAAR; encoded by the coding sequence GTGAGTCAATTCCTTCTGCCGGTTCGCGAGGATCTCGTGGGCTCGGTTCCCTACGGTGCGCCGCAACTCGATGTCCCGGTGCGCCTCAATGTCAACGAGAATCCCTTCGCCCTACCAGCCGAAATCGCAGAGGCGATGGGCGCTGCCGTAGTTGCGATCGCACCGGATCTTCACCGCTATCCCGACCGCGAAGCCATGGAGTTGCGCGCTCAACTGGCGCGCTACTTGGGCAATGAATCAGGTGTGGAGCTTGCTGCTGAGCAGGTATGGGCCGCGAATGGTTCAAACGAGGTCATGCACCAGCTGTTCCTGGCTTTTGGAGGACCCGGCCGCACTGCGGTGAGTTTCGATCCGACGTATTCGATGTATCCCGAATACGCGCGCGACACCTTCACTCGCTACCTGACCTTTGCTCGCGATGCCGACTTCTCGATCATTATCGCCGCTGCAATTCGTCAGCTCAAGGATCAGCGCCCGACCCTGGTGCTGCTGACTTCACCAAATAACCCGACCGGCACCATGCTGCCAACAGCCGATCTCGTTCAGCTGCTCGATGCCTGCTTGCTCATCGGCTCCATCGTGATCGTCGACGAGGCCTACGCCGAATTTCGCAGCGCTGGCACACCGAGTGCACTTGAACTGCTTGCGAGCTACCCGAATCTTGTTGTCACCAGAACCATGAGTAAGGCCTTTGGTCTGGCGGGTGCACGAGTTGGCTATGCCGCTGCTAGCCGAGCAATAGTCGATGTACTGCGCATCGTTCGACTGCCGTATCACCTTTCCGCTGTTACTCAGAGCGTTGCCATCACCGCGCTGCAGTTCGCCGATGAATTGCAAGGTCAGGTCGCCACTTTGCGCAGTGAACGCGACGCACTTTCAAACTGGCTCATCGCGGAGGGCTACCAAGTTGCGCAGAGCGATGCGAACTTCATCCTGTTCGGCAGGTTCGTCGATCGTGATGTGGTGTGGGAATCGCTGCTGGATCAAGGAGTCTTGATCAGACAAACCGGGCCGGCGGCCTGGCTGCGCGTGAGTATCGGCACTCCAGAAGAGAACGATAGATTCAGGCAGGCGCTAGTGCAGGCACCAGGAACCGAACAGGAGGCGGCCCGATGA
- the hisD gene encoding histidinol dehydrogenase: protein MIRRIDLRGKIVDPRTTLPRAAMDVADATNRIRPILNDVREQGASAVADWSLKLDGVTPPSLRVPIQKLAEAEAGLEPQVRAALLEAIRRARIVHTDQRRTDISTVVTRGGTVTERWLPVARVGLYVPGGRAVYPSSVVMNVVPAQVAGVQSLAVVSPPQLDHGGWPHPTVLAACSLLGIEEVYAVGGAQAIAMLAYGVELPDGQRCAPVDLVTGPGNIYVTAAKRALQGVIGIDSEAGPTEIAILADDSADPVHLAADLISQAEHDVLAAAVLVTPSLSLADAVQAEVTRQVPDAKHQERISEALAGPQSAIVLVDDLEAGLALVNEYAAEHLEIQTVDAREWAMRVKNAGAIFVGPWAPVTLGDYAAGSNHVLPTAGAARHSSGLSVQSFLRGIHIIEYDEAALRQVAPHVLALADAEDLPSHGAAIHARFSDLETPIDLESS from the coding sequence GTGATCCGGCGCATTGATCTTCGAGGCAAGATCGTTGATCCTCGAACCACCCTGCCCCGCGCCGCGATGGACGTTGCCGACGCAACCAACCGCATCAGACCGATTCTGAATGATGTGCGCGAGCAGGGCGCATCGGCGGTTGCAGACTGGAGCCTGAAGCTCGACGGTGTCACACCGCCGTCGCTTCGAGTCCCGATCCAGAAACTTGCCGAGGCCGAGGCAGGGTTGGAGCCGCAAGTGCGTGCGGCACTGCTGGAAGCAATTCGGCGCGCCCGCATCGTTCACACCGATCAGCGCAGAACCGACATCAGTACCGTCGTGACTCGAGGTGGCACGGTCACCGAGCGCTGGTTGCCGGTGGCTCGGGTCGGGCTCTATGTGCCAGGTGGTCGAGCCGTCTATCCCAGCAGTGTGGTGATGAATGTGGTACCCGCCCAGGTTGCAGGGGTGCAATCGCTGGCAGTGGTCTCGCCCCCGCAGCTTGACCATGGTGGCTGGCCGCACCCAACAGTGCTCGCCGCGTGCTCCTTGCTTGGTATTGAAGAGGTCTATGCCGTTGGCGGTGCCCAAGCTATTGCGATGCTGGCTTACGGGGTTGAACTGCCTGATGGACAACGGTGCGCACCGGTCGACCTCGTCACCGGGCCCGGAAACATCTATGTCACGGCAGCAAAACGAGCACTGCAGGGGGTGATCGGCATCGACAGCGAGGCTGGTCCAACTGAAATTGCAATCCTTGCTGACGATTCTGCTGATCCGGTGCATCTGGCCGCAGATCTCATCAGTCAGGCCGAGCACGATGTGCTGGCTGCCGCAGTGCTTGTCACCCCCTCTTTGAGTCTTGCCGATGCCGTGCAGGCTGAGGTCACCCGCCAAGTTCCGGATGCAAAGCATCAAGAGCGCATTTCTGAAGCACTCGCTGGTCCACAGAGCGCGATCGTGCTTGTCGATGATCTTGAAGCTGGCCTGGCCTTGGTCAATGAGTATGCAGCCGAACACTTGGAAATTCAGACTGTCGATGCTCGCGAATGGGCGATGCGCGTGAAGAATGCAGGCGCGATCTTCGTTGGACCCTGGGCGCCGGTGACCTTGGGCGACTATGCGGCAGGTTCCAATCATGTGTTGCCTACCGCCGGCGCTGCACGGCACTCCTCGGGCTTGTCGGTGCAGTCTTTTCTGCGCGGAATTCACATCATCGAATACGACGAGGCTGCCCTTCGCCAGGTTGCTCCCCATGTGTTGGCGCTGGCCGATGCCGAGGATCTCCCCAGTCACGGTGCGGCCATCCATGCCCGCTTCAGTGATCTTGAAACCCCTATTGATCTCGAGTCCTCGTGA